One Hydractinia symbiolongicarpus strain clone_291-10 chromosome 7, HSymV2.1, whole genome shotgun sequence genomic window, tccttttcttttaataTGACGCACGCATTCAGTTGCAATCTTTTTTTGGAAACAATCATCACTCTTGTACAACTAAGATGAACGTATCTTGGACAttaaaaaagccctgggggctcACTAATAAATTGTAAACCTGTTTAGCAGCATGCTCAGAACTACATGGTAAATTCTATCAATCAACATCAATCATTTAATCACCGATCTTAACTTTATCCATGGTTTTAAAATCTGACAGAATCCTTTTGTTATATCTTACGAACGCTGTGAAAAAAGTTATACATTTTTTGCAACTGAAATTGTGTTGTAATGAGCCAAAGCACATTTTGTaacgttattttttaattttttttttctgcataCACAGGcttctatttttacttttttcaaattaccaaaaataatttttgattttgatctgTTGTGTTGTACAGACTTGCTAATATATCTTGTAACGATATTGCGCGCACCGTTCTTATAATTTGCGCTActtgaaaaaatgtaaacaaagcagTTCAAACTAATGAATATATGAAGTTAATAtagttacaaaaaaataaaaaattgaaagtttCTTCTATGCCTTACGCTTAACGTCCTTATCCGTTTTATTTATAAGAAAGCCCGAATATTTGCCCGGATATTTGTGGGACATGTCTTCAAGGTTTAACCACACCCGGTCTCAAGAGTTAAgtagttttttaaagaaatcaaaactaattttgttttattacgtTTTCAAATAAACTAAATGGGAATCTAACCGAAATGTTCTTCGTAATGAACTCATTCATTGGTTCAATTACACCATGATCTACTGGTAGTGAGAAATCATTACCAAGGTTTTCCATGCCATTTAGTTTCCAAGCTACTGGAAGAAGAGTGCTGTTGCGAAGATAAATAatgcgagaagcacgcaatgcggtataaaaaggacgggcgaacccgtggattttccacgggctaacgactagtttttccCAATTAGGCTCTAACTAATCCAcaaagcttaatgaaagaatttAGAGGGGATATAATATTTCACTTAACTACATCATTTATTTTCTACtgaaaaacatctaaaataaatattagttATTTACACTTAAAAAACAGactatttataaataaaaaaattacatcatcAAGAATAAACAATCGCCTTATTTCGCTCAATACAAAGTTTTATACCATAATTAAAAGCAAACTTAAAACTTCATCAAGGCAGCAAAAATTCGACGCTGTCCAAAAATTTAGCTGATATTCAGAAAAATACAATTACATATCGATGGGTAACGTTAAATCTTATTCATAGCATGCCATCGAAACATGAAACAACAAATGTGAACAATCATGTTggtcaaaaaatctaaaattagtcattttaaaaatatctacgAAGCAATTTTATCCACCAATGCTATGATTTAAGTTGCAACTCTGGTTTCAAATTTCTTCAGGATGTTGATATATTTGACGAAGTtcatctaaaaaaataacagtttttttaaaacattattaACCACAAAATCTGTCGACATTTCGTTTCTCATACTATTCCATTAATACTGGTAATCTAGAAGTGCATAAATGCTGGACTGACGAAAGCGGAAGGAGGGGGTGGCATCCACCAATTCATCCACTGAGATTTTGACCTACCCTCCCCCACTTCAACAACGGACTTTTCGTGAAGATATTATGGTCTGGTGGGTTAATGATTACCACTACAATTTTTGATAAACATTTCAATTCAGCTTTCttcaagcaacaacaacaacaacaacaaaatttaaaataatatatttcttaataaaaatcTTCCACTGTTCGTTATTTAATAAAATGTGGACCTGGTCCTATGCTCTGGAAAACCTTTCATCTTCTCTggattttgtgttgcaaaatccCAGAGATAAAAATCTAACATTAGTGAATGAACAGTCGACTCATTAAGCTTGGCTATTTCTTCACGTAAGATCTCCACAGCATGAATCGAACACCCACGAATCTCCATTTCTTCGCGGGAGTTGGAAGGAATCTGTacattgttctgtaatttacacaTAAGTTCTTCGCTGTAACTAAGCAGATTCAGCGCTAACAACGCTTGTGGAACTCGATAATCGGCAAACATCGTTAACAATTCGATATTATGGAACTCGCCAAAACTTTGAGCGTCAAAACAAGCCCACATGTCGGCGATAAGGATTTGAACTCGCTTATAAAAACAAACTGTCTGCTCGTCGAATGTAGCTTCGTCCCGAAATGACGTAAAATGATGAGTCACTTTTTGAATCACGTGATTAACATCGTGGTCACACTCCAACAAAAGATTACTAAAGGAACCATTATACTTTTCGCATAAAATCTTCCCTGCTTCATTTAGATTCTTCTGTCGTTGCTCTAGTAACGGAAGAACAGTGCCATTGCACGATCTGAACACGTGATTAATCTCGTCCAATGTGATGTTTTTGTAGTAAGCTGGTGTTGTTATAGCAACACCCTCCTAAAACAAAACATGTGCTTGTGTAATGATACCTAAAAAACGTGGGTCGTCGAACAAATTTTGATTAATGTTTTTGAGATGGACAGAAGTCAGTCCACCCGTATGGCGTTTAACAGACAAAAGTTAAAGCCAGACTGTGTAGGACATCTTTAAAGTGTCAAGAAGTTACTGCTTAGATATTTTCATGGCTGTAATGACACTACGAATTAACTAAATTTCAACCTGTGTAACCTGAGAGAGGGCGTAACCTCTGGGCGTTCCGTATTACCTCTAAGGTTTACATAAGCATGGCAAAAAAACTTGGCAGATCTGGAGTTGCTCAAAATTGCGTCGATAACCAGCTATGATGTCATTAACTAAAGATTGAAAATTACTATGGGGTCCAAGAATTAATGAAATAGGATGTATTCTTTAGCGTTAAAACCCTtcttgaaaaattaaaacttttttagtaCGAAGAAAAGTTAACGAAAAATATAAAAGGTACA contains:
- the LOC130648750 gene encoding queuosine salvage protein-like; translated protein: MSKLSPRESGKLIAANSKHVTVHRNSTAAKEIFQRMKEQKYSRSLWKQWPLHPKNLTKETVDWIFVVDSLNFSFWLAGEKQFQLEYNGKVYEDYEALCAAINRALDEGVAITTPAYYKNITLDEINHVFRSCNGTVLPLLEQRQKNLNEAGKILCEKYNGSFSNLLLECDHDVNHVIQKVTHHFTSFRDEATFDEQTVCFYKRVQILIADMWACFDAQSFGEFHNIELLTMFADYRVPQALLALNLLSYSEELMCKLQNNVQIPSNSREEMEIRGCSIHAVEILREEIAKLNESTVHSLMLDFYLWDFATQNPEKMKGFPEHRTRSTFY